The Acidobacteriota bacterium genomic sequence ACTGGCGCGCAGATGGGAGCGCATCGAGGCGCTGGCCATGGAGATCAGGGCACGCGGACGCCGGGCCTTGACCGTTCGTTGCGACGTCACGGTCGACGGCGAGGTCGAAAAAGCGGTCGAAGAGGCATTGAACGAGTTCGGGCGCATCGACTTCGTGGTGGCCAACGCCGGCTTCGGCGTCGCCGGAGCGGTCCACAAGTTGTCGCTCGAAGATTACCGGCGCCAGTTCGAAACGAATGTATTCGGAGTGCTGCGGACCGTGCACGCGACCCGTGACGCACTGATCGCGAGCCGCGGAGTGATCGCCATCATGGGCAGCGTGATGAGCTTCGTGACGATGCCGGTCGGGTCGCCGTACTCGATGAGCAAGCATGCGGTTCGTGCCCTTGCGGGCTCGCTGAGGGCTGAGGTCGCGAAGTACGGCGTGAGCGTGGTGTTGCTCGCTCCCGGTTACGTCGACTCGGAAATCCGCAAGGTCGATAACCAGGGCCAATTCAACGCTGAAGCTCGGGACAGCATCCCGAGCTGGATCAGCATGGATACCGACAAGGCGGCGGCGAAGCTGGTCGACGCTGTGGTCAAGCGGAAGAAGATCGCGGTCATCACCGGCCACGGCAAGCTCCTCGTGTTTCTCGAACGGCACGCTCCGTGGCTGGTGAGCTTCCTGACCGGGGCGCTGGGCATCAGCAAGCGACGCGAGCGGAAACGCTGACGCCC encodes the following:
- a CDS encoding SDR family NAD(P)-dependent oxidoreductase; amino-acid sequence: MAKLSGKVAFITGASSGIGAAMARDFARRGADLVLLARRWERIEALAMEIRARGRRALTVRCDVTVDGEVEKAVEEALNEFGRIDFVVANAGFGVAGAVHKLSLEDYRRQFETNVFGVLRTVHATRDALIASRGVIAIMGSVMSFVTMPVGSPYSMSKHAVRALAGSLRAEVAKYGVSVVLLAPGYVDSEIRKVDNQGQFNAEARDSIPSWISMDTDKAAAKLVDAVVKRKKIAVITGHGKLLVFLERHAPWLVSFLTGALGISKRRERKR